From a single Cyclobacterium marinum DSM 745 genomic region:
- a CDS encoding GyrI-like domain-containing protein — MKQEWRKSEKALYLPKAKAEKLTVPALKFITIKGEGNPNDSKFAEYIAVLYSLSYAIKMALKKTNKPPEGYQDYTVYPLEGIWDINEKAKENYNGYINKDDLVFTLMIRQPDFLTESFYQEMLELTRRKKPHALLDKVNFESIEEGLCVQMLHVGSYDHEGETFSIMESYAQENDLIRLTKTHREIYLSDFRKVPEEKLKTVLRFQVKQKS; from the coding sequence ATGAAACAAGAGTGGAGAAAATCTGAAAAAGCGCTTTATTTACCCAAGGCCAAAGCTGAAAAGCTAACTGTTCCGGCCCTAAAGTTCATTACCATAAAAGGTGAAGGAAATCCCAATGATAGTAAGTTTGCTGAGTACATTGCTGTACTTTACTCCCTGTCCTATGCCATCAAAATGGCCTTAAAAAAAACCAATAAGCCTCCGGAAGGCTATCAGGATTATACCGTTTACCCACTTGAAGGAATTTGGGATATTAATGAAAAAGCCAAGGAGAATTACAATGGCTACATCAACAAAGATGATCTGGTATTTACCCTTATGATTCGCCAGCCCGATTTCCTGACAGAGTCTTTCTATCAGGAAATGCTTGAGTTAACCCGTCGGAAAAAACCTCATGCATTATTAGATAAAGTAAATTTTGAATCAATCGAAGAAGGCTTATGTGTACAAATGCTTCATGTTGGAAGTTATGATCATGAAGGTGAAACTTTCTCAATAATGGAATCTTATGCTCAGGAAAATGATTTAATCAGGCTTACCAAAACACACCGTGAAATTTACCTGTCGGATTTCAGGAAGGTTCCTGAAGAAAAATTAAAAACCGTATTACGATTTCAAGTTAAGCAAAAATCTTGA
- a CDS encoding nitroreductase family protein: MELIDKLNWRYAAKAMNGEKIEQEKVDNIIEAISLAPTSSGLQPFEVLVITNQEIKEKIKPIAWNQSVVTDCSHLLVFAAWDTYTEERINKMFDLTNEKRGFTNEGWENYRKQLLATYPNRSAEENFNHAAKQAYIAFSQAIAAAAFEGVDSTPMEGFDPNALDEILGLREKGLRSCVILPLGYRDSEKDWLVNLKKVRKSKEDLVTVLD; this comes from the coding sequence ATGGAATTAATTGACAAATTGAATTGGAGATATGCTGCGAAAGCCATGAATGGTGAAAAAATTGAGCAGGAGAAGGTGGATAATATTATTGAGGCCATATCATTGGCACCTACCTCAAGTGGTTTGCAGCCTTTTGAGGTTTTGGTTATAACAAACCAAGAAATTAAGGAAAAGATTAAACCCATCGCTTGGAATCAATCCGTTGTTACTGATTGCTCTCATTTGCTGGTTTTTGCGGCGTGGGATACCTATACCGAAGAACGGATCAATAAAATGTTTGACCTTACCAATGAGAAAAGGGGCTTTACCAATGAAGGTTGGGAAAACTACAGGAAACAATTGCTCGCCACCTACCCGAACAGATCGGCTGAAGAGAATTTCAACCATGCTGCCAAGCAAGCCTATATCGCTTTTTCACAAGCCATTGCCGCTGCTGCATTCGAAGGGGTAGATAGCACACCGATGGAAGGTTTTGATCCCAATGCTTTGGATGAAATTTTAGGCTTGAGAGAAAAAGGACTGAGAAGTTGCGTGATTCTTCCTTTAGGATATAGAGACAGCGAAAAAGACTGGTTGGTTAATCTAAAGAAGGTAAGAAAAAGCAAAGAGGATTTAGTGACTGTACTGGATTAA
- a CDS encoding MarR family winged helix-turn-helix transcriptional regulator, which yields MTHSQLELKNQICFPFYSVSRLITKAYKPFLSKIGLTYPQYLVMMVLWESDGMRINEIKEKLFLDTNTVSPLLKRMEVMGLINRTRSNKDERSVIVTLTNKGLKLKELASPIPEQMLEGLAHEGITVEEILNLRNTLNNWIKALSDNKNDNQIK from the coding sequence ATGACACATTCACAGCTAGAATTAAAAAATCAAATTTGCTTTCCTTTTTATTCAGTTTCAAGACTGATAACCAAGGCATACAAACCCTTTTTGAGCAAAATAGGCCTGACCTATCCTCAATATTTGGTCATGATGGTTTTATGGGAGTCGGATGGTATGCGCATCAATGAAATAAAAGAGAAATTATTTTTGGATACCAATACCGTATCTCCTTTGCTAAAAAGAATGGAAGTCATGGGTTTAATTAACAGGACTCGGTCCAATAAAGATGAAAGGAGTGTGATTGTAACTTTAACCAACAAAGGGCTGAAATTAAAAGAATTGGCTTCTCCAATACCTGAGCAAATGCTTGAGGGGTTGGCGCATGAGGGCATTACGGTAGAAGAGATATTGAACTTAAGAAATACCTTAAACAATTGGATTAAGGCGCTTTCAGATAATAAAAATGATAATCAGATTAAATAG
- a CDS encoding DoxX family protein, translating into MNKQTSTLQNIFRLILAAFMLYAGISHLTFNRVDFQAQVPDWVPLSKDLVVVLSGYVEIALALGLAFWKSQRVNFGWALAAFFLLIFPGNIAQYLDGKDAFGALNSDRARLIRLFFQPVLIVWALWSAGSWADYRSKKDKDK; encoded by the coding sequence ATGAATAAGCAAACCTCAACCCTACAAAATATATTTAGGCTAATCTTAGCAGCATTTATGCTATATGCGGGAATTAGCCATTTGACCTTCAATAGGGTTGACTTTCAGGCACAGGTGCCGGACTGGGTGCCATTGAGTAAAGATTTGGTAGTGGTATTATCCGGGTATGTAGAAATAGCTTTAGCGCTTGGTTTGGCTTTCTGGAAAAGTCAACGAGTTAATTTTGGATGGGCGTTAGCCGCTTTTTTTCTACTGATTTTCCCCGGGAATATAGCACAATACCTTGATGGTAAAGATGCATTTGGGGCCCTGAATTCTGATAGGGCAAGATTAATCCGCTTGTTTTTTCAACCGGTACTAATTGTTTGGGCATTGTGGTCTGCAGGATCTTGGGCAGATTACCGATCTAAAAAAGATAAGGACAAATGA
- a CDS encoding SCO family protein, with translation MNKLLIILIVGFAIACNANKQQSEVEASSRLKLPYYEESTFTPRWFTGEEEVPENFHEIPQFQVYNQLGDTVTADVFDDKITIVNFFFTTCPGICPKMMANMELVQEELSEDKGVQLLSYSVTPDMDGVPELQAYAKKNGISSENWYLLTGERQDIYDLGRNQFFVEEDMGIQKSPDDFLHTENILLIDNERHIRGIYNGLNKTAIKQLMADAKLLRDELIVL, from the coding sequence ATGAATAAATTATTAATTATACTTATAGTAGGCTTTGCAATCGCTTGTAATGCCAATAAACAGCAAAGTGAAGTAGAGGCGAGTTCGAGGTTGAAATTGCCCTATTACGAAGAATCAACATTTACACCTCGGTGGTTCACCGGAGAAGAAGAAGTGCCGGAAAACTTTCATGAAATCCCCCAATTTCAAGTTTATAACCAACTGGGGGATACGGTTACTGCTGATGTGTTTGATGATAAAATTACCATTGTAAATTTTTTCTTTACCACATGTCCGGGCATATGTCCTAAAATGATGGCCAATATGGAACTGGTTCAGGAGGAGTTGTCTGAAGATAAAGGCGTACAACTGCTTTCTTATTCCGTAACACCTGATATGGATGGCGTGCCTGAACTTCAAGCCTATGCGAAAAAAAATGGCATTAGTAGTGAAAACTGGTATTTGTTGACAGGTGAAAGGCAGGATATTTATGATTTGGGTAGAAATCAGTTTTTTGTGGAAGAAGATATGGGGATTCAAAAGAGTCCTGACGATTTTTTACATACCGAAAATATATTGCTGATAGACAATGAGCGACACATCAGGGGGATTTATAATGGGCTAAATAAAACAGCTATCAAGCAATTAATGGCCGATGCCAAGTTGCTTAGGGATGAATTGATTGTTCTTTAA
- a CDS encoding toxin-antitoxin system YwqK family antitoxin: MRFIKHYFWLSWLLLGLFVAFFGNNEEDKPKALKGGRVAKEMLELNPNEGIVYYKRKPFSGVGVGAYSNGQTAEEITYKNGKKNGLFKRWFENGELSFEAFYEDNRLDGVVRSWWINGHLRSESNYKKGVVHGSQKQWYSSGQLFKALNIVNGKEEGLQRAWREYGDLFVNYEAKNGRTFGLNRAILCYELEGENIVTDE; the protein is encoded by the coding sequence ATGCGATTCATTAAACACTATTTCTGGCTTTCTTGGCTTTTACTAGGGTTATTTGTGGCATTTTTTGGCAATAATGAAGAAGATAAACCTAAGGCCCTAAAGGGTGGGCGAGTAGCCAAAGAAATGCTGGAACTTAATCCTAATGAAGGAATTGTATATTACAAAAGAAAGCCTTTTAGTGGGGTAGGCGTAGGGGCTTATTCTAATGGGCAAACGGCAGAGGAAATCACTTACAAAAATGGAAAGAAAAATGGTTTGTTCAAGAGGTGGTTTGAAAATGGAGAGTTGAGTTTTGAGGCTTTCTATGAAGATAATAGGTTGGATGGAGTGGTTAGGTCTTGGTGGATCAATGGACATTTGCGTTCGGAGTCTAATTACAAAAAAGGTGTGGTTCATGGATCGCAAAAACAATGGTATTCCAGCGGGCAGCTTTTTAAAGCGCTAAATATTGTGAATGGCAAAGAGGAGGGGTTGCAAAGAGCTTGGAGAGAATATGGAGATTTGTTCGTCAATTATGAAGCAAAAAACGGAAGGACTTTTGGTCTTAATCGAGCCATTTTATGTTATGAATTGGAGGGAGAAAATATTGTAACCGATGAATAA
- a CDS encoding YHYH protein encodes MERTDLNIVLILLVSFVAWSCNAEKASSSEKITELPAAFEAFDKENTTIMLDGDEIIIESNGLPNHRSPYWSNTTKRVATDPRGRVLVTEGAEVNHPLFVNPTYTSFGQMAPGNIDDFNGGYTLIVPAVPKKAAAPSSTGLGPIGIAVSGSMIYNDNEGPNIPLDDAAPSLDFNGAHTGPQSYHYHLEPLAFSDDDDNLIGIISDGFFLFGRKCTATGTYPNDLDESGGHVSATKYNMKAVYHYHIQNELYLNRYYILFPGNYQGSPNAIH; translated from the coding sequence ATGGAAAGAACTGACCTAAATATAGTTTTGATATTATTGGTTTCTTTTGTTGCTTGGTCTTGCAATGCAGAAAAAGCAAGTTCTTCGGAAAAGATTACTGAACTTCCTGCTGCTTTTGAGGCTTTTGACAAGGAAAATACCACAATAATGCTTGATGGAGACGAAATCATTATTGAATCCAATGGTCTTCCAAATCATAGGTCTCCCTATTGGTCCAATACCACTAAGCGAGTGGCTACAGACCCAAGAGGAAGGGTATTGGTCACCGAAGGGGCAGAGGTAAACCATCCATTATTTGTAAATCCCACCTATACTTCATTTGGTCAAATGGCTCCGGGAAATATTGATGACTTCAATGGCGGCTATACTTTAATTGTACCTGCCGTTCCGAAAAAAGCCGCTGCACCATCCTCTACCGGGTTAGGTCCCATAGGCATTGCAGTGAGTGGATCCATGATTTATAATGATAATGAAGGACCTAACATACCTTTAGACGATGCCGCACCATCTTTAGACTTCAATGGTGCCCATACAGGTCCTCAGAGTTACCATTATCATCTTGAACCTTTGGCCTTTTCTGATGATGATGACAATTTGATTGGGATCATATCTGATGGTTTTTTCTTATTTGGGAGAAAATGTACGGCCACAGGGACTTATCCAAACGATTTGGATGAATCCGGAGGTCACGTGTCTGCCACCAAATACAATATGAAAGCTGTGTATCATTACCATATTCAGAATGAGTTGTATTTGAATAGGTATTATATTCTATTTCCGGGAAATTATCAAGGAAGCCCAAATGCGATTCATTAA
- a CDS encoding Spy/CpxP family protein refolding chaperone produces the protein MSNKVYKIGFISLLVLNILLTLVIWRGAKPPFEGGGNANFKNRISKNLELTDEQEKIYFASAMVHQQEMSALQQDQRKLVKEYFDFLKLPEVSEQEKQAKLDAIAKTESRKAEITFKHFEELKELCNEEQQEAFGSIIKNLQQILLRGGGNNPPPPKDR, from the coding sequence ATGAGTAATAAGGTATACAAGATTGGATTTATCAGTCTACTGGTGCTAAACATTCTACTTACTCTTGTTATATGGAGGGGGGCTAAACCTCCCTTTGAGGGAGGAGGAAATGCGAATTTTAAAAATAGGATCAGTAAAAATTTGGAGCTTACAGATGAGCAAGAAAAAATATATTTTGCTTCTGCAATGGTTCACCAACAAGAGATGTCTGCACTGCAGCAAGACCAAAGAAAATTGGTGAAAGAGTACTTCGATTTTTTGAAATTACCTGAGGTGAGTGAGCAAGAAAAACAAGCGAAACTCGATGCGATAGCCAAAACCGAGTCAAGAAAAGCTGAAATTACTTTTAAGCATTTTGAGGAATTGAAGGAGCTTTGTAATGAAGAACAGCAAGAGGCTTTTGGAAGTATTATTAAAAATTTGCAGCAAATTCTACTTAGAGGAGGTGGGAATAATCCTCCCCCTCCGAAGGATAGATAG
- a CDS encoding RNA polymerase sigma factor: protein MTKDRPLYEEDQMLLEMAGGNEKPLDYFYNKYSTKVYSTAISYTKNEQDAEEVLQDVFITLFEAAGKFKNDASVSTWIYRITVNKSLDFLRKKNSLKRKGVFSSIFSKDTGETIIEPVDFVHPGVKLENAEDGKLLFKVLDELTENQKTVFILTQIDGLPQQKVADIMEVSRKSVESLLQRAKASMREKLEKFYPERGNFKKNTSK, encoded by the coding sequence ATGACTAAGGATAGGCCCCTGTATGAAGAAGATCAGATGCTATTGGAAATGGCTGGAGGGAATGAAAAACCTCTTGATTATTTCTACAATAAGTATTCGACTAAAGTTTATTCTACAGCCATAAGTTACACCAAAAACGAGCAGGATGCAGAAGAGGTTTTGCAAGATGTTTTTATTACACTTTTTGAAGCTGCAGGAAAATTTAAAAATGACGCCTCTGTCAGTACCTGGATTTACAGAATCACAGTGAATAAATCTTTGGATTTTCTGCGGAAGAAAAATAGCTTAAAAAGAAAAGGTGTTTTTTCGTCCATTTTCAGCAAAGATACGGGAGAAACCATTATTGAACCGGTAGATTTCGTTCATCCGGGCGTAAAACTTGAAAATGCAGAAGATGGTAAATTGCTATTTAAGGTTTTGGATGAGTTGACTGAAAATCAAAAAACAGTTTTTATCCTAACCCAGATAGATGGCTTACCACAACAGAAAGTGGCAGATATAATGGAGGTAAGTAGAAAATCTGTAGAATCACTATTGCAAAGAGCCAAAGCATCAATGCGCGAAAAGCTAGAAAAATTTTATCCTGAGCGAGGGAATTTTAAAAAAAATACGTCAAAGTAA
- a CDS encoding 2-hydroxyacid dehydrogenase, giving the protein MKIIRTDKELELPLVDRELVAKGHELVLLPEGISEDLLLEEVRDCDLLLMCYTPVSKKVIEASTKLKAIIKYGVGIDAIDITAAINKGVVVVNVPEYAEETVAEGAFAMLLALTKKIPAIHHQMSRNAWVWPTQRWLGLDVSGKTLGIIGCSKIGTSMARMAGMGFNAQVIGYDPYKSKDELAIKGIEKVHSLHTLLEESDFISLHAVLTNETHHILGKKELAKVKKTAFIINTARGALIDEEELLQALEKGQVAGAALDVFSREPLNQEFHPLKKLYTMENVLLFPHLSFYTEEAMLRLEMETLDRCQEVFENIPILIKTKDPRLQQQSHLNTVYKSDQLL; this is encoded by the coding sequence ATGAAGATTATAAGAACGGATAAAGAGCTTGAACTCCCACTCGTTGATAGAGAACTAGTGGCAAAAGGTCATGAACTTGTACTTTTACCTGAAGGAATAAGTGAAGATCTGCTTTTGGAAGAGGTGAGGGACTGTGACCTGTTGTTGATGTGTTACACTCCGGTAAGTAAAAAAGTCATAGAAGCTTCGACCAAGCTAAAGGCCATTATAAAATATGGAGTGGGAATAGATGCCATAGATATAACTGCAGCTATTAATAAGGGTGTTGTGGTGGTGAATGTTCCTGAATACGCAGAAGAAACTGTAGCAGAAGGTGCATTTGCCATGTTATTGGCTTTGACAAAAAAGATCCCTGCTATTCATCATCAGATGAGTAGGAATGCTTGGGTATGGCCCACCCAAAGATGGCTAGGACTGGATGTTTCAGGAAAAACCTTGGGTATAATTGGTTGTAGCAAGATAGGTACAAGTATGGCGAGGATGGCCGGAATGGGGTTCAATGCTCAAGTAATTGGTTATGATCCTTATAAATCCAAAGATGAATTGGCAATAAAAGGAATTGAGAAAGTTCATTCACTCCATACTTTATTGGAAGAAAGTGATTTTATTTCTTTGCATGCTGTGTTGACCAATGAGACGCATCATATACTTGGTAAGAAAGAATTGGCAAAGGTTAAAAAGACTGCTTTTATCATTAATACAGCCAGAGGTGCCCTGATAGATGAAGAGGAATTGTTGCAGGCATTGGAAAAGGGGCAAGTTGCAGGTGCTGCATTGGATGTGTTTAGCAGGGAGCCATTAAATCAAGAGTTTCACCCATTAAAAAAGCTTTATACCATGGAAAATGTTTTGCTATTTCCTCACCTTAGTTTTTATACAGAAGAGGCCATGCTGCGCTTGGAAATGGAAACTTTGGATAGATGTCAAGAAGTCTTTGAAAATATACCTATTTTGATAAAGACCAAAGATCCGAGACTTCAACAACAAAGTCATCTAAATACTGTTTATAAAAGTGATCAGCTACTATAA
- a CDS encoding DUF6528 family protein, which yields MKPLLLLLSFLWFFSCTGNKNTNTGHGFSQLITCGDEKVAVYEMAPADSLGFVKVWEWTASMSEGLPENFHDYFKTTDECKPIGENQILITSSSGGVALVNRTDKKTVFYAHAPNAHSAEYLPGNKLVVALSTAENGNSIRLYDLDHSDRILFTDSLFSGHGVVWDKENNSLFALGFDQLREYKLEDWDSSQPQLKQVNEWKIPDESGHDLFLTNDRRLLLSTTNSVWQFDIKSSTFSPFPPLEGVHHVKSVNLNTQTGELIYTKGEISWWTHHIYMHLPKKDTLALTNKKIYKVRVM from the coding sequence ATGAAACCATTGCTCCTTCTATTATCATTTTTATGGTTCTTTTCCTGCACAGGGAATAAGAACACAAACACTGGTCATGGCTTTTCACAGTTGATCACCTGTGGAGATGAGAAAGTGGCGGTATATGAAATGGCACCGGCTGATTCACTTGGGTTTGTCAAGGTTTGGGAATGGACAGCATCCATGTCTGAAGGGCTGCCGGAAAACTTTCATGATTATTTTAAGACCACCGATGAATGCAAACCTATAGGGGAAAACCAAATTTTAATCACTTCTTCTAGTGGAGGTGTGGCCTTGGTGAACAGAACTGATAAGAAGACCGTCTTTTATGCGCATGCTCCCAATGCTCATTCAGCAGAATACCTGCCCGGCAATAAGTTGGTGGTGGCCTTGTCCACAGCAGAGAATGGAAATTCAATTAGACTTTACGACTTGGATCATTCTGATCGCATTTTGTTTACTGACAGTTTATTCTCAGGCCACGGTGTTGTATGGGATAAGGAGAATAACAGTTTGTTTGCCTTGGGGTTCGATCAGTTGCGTGAGTATAAGCTTGAAGATTGGGATAGTTCGCAGCCTCAATTAAAACAAGTTAATGAGTGGAAAATACCTGATGAAAGCGGCCATGACTTGTTTCTTACGAATGATAGAAGATTACTATTGTCCACGACCAATAGTGTGTGGCAGTTTGATATCAAAAGTTCAACATTTTCACCTTTTCCACCACTTGAAGGAGTTCATCATGTGAAATCAGTTAACTTGAATACGCAAACAGGTGAGCTAATTTATACCAAAGGAGAAATAAGTTGGTGGACGCATCATATTTATATGCACCTACCAAAGAAAGATACTTTGGCGCTAACAAATAAGAAAATTTACAAAGTTAGGGTCATGTAA
- a CDS encoding ZIP family metal transporter, whose protein sequence is MIQKLILFSGFSGITVFIGGLLANYFSHHIKEKPIKYEIIHALMSFGAGIILSALALVLIPKGMEELELLPMAASFLTGAILFMAIDWYLAKKGGQMATLLAMVMDFVPESIALGATFAINPKMAALLAVFIGLQNLPEAFNSFRDLVLSGFSVTKTLVIFSFLSFSGIIGALIGHFYLSDYPDLTAQLMAFASGGILYLLIQDIIPESKLKNNYLSSLGAIVGFLVGIIGEKVM, encoded by the coding sequence ATGATACAAAAACTTATTCTTTTTTCGGGGTTTTCCGGGATTACTGTTTTTATTGGTGGACTTTTAGCCAATTATTTTAGCCACCATATTAAAGAGAAGCCCATTAAATATGAGATAATACATGCCCTGATGTCCTTTGGTGCAGGAATAATATTGTCTGCTTTGGCTTTGGTGCTTATTCCAAAAGGTATGGAAGAGCTGGAGTTGCTTCCAATGGCGGCATCCTTCCTAACCGGAGCAATTTTGTTTATGGCCATTGACTGGTATTTGGCTAAAAAAGGCGGTCAAATGGCTACTTTATTGGCCATGGTGATGGACTTCGTTCCCGAATCGATTGCCTTAGGGGCTACCTTTGCCATTAATCCAAAAATGGCTGCCCTTTTGGCTGTTTTTATAGGATTGCAAAATCTTCCTGAAGCCTTTAATTCCTTTAGGGATTTGGTATTGAGCGGATTTTCAGTCACCAAAACATTGGTAATATTTTCATTCTTGAGCTTTTCAGGAATAATCGGAGCTTTAATAGGTCATTTCTATTTAAGCGATTACCCTGATTTAACGGCACAATTGATGGCTTTTGCAAGTGGGGGTATCTTATATTTGTTAATTCAAGACATTATTCCTGAAAGTAAATTGAAAAATAATTACCTTTCTTCTTTGGGTGCTATAGTGGGGTTTTTGGTAGGGATTATAGGGGAAAAAGTAATGTAG
- a CDS encoding Ldh family oxidoreductase has product MTNKYNLINHLALREFTGKVFMSLDVPPEEAVLAADVLAYSDEHGIDSHGIARLKTYFDLLKAGRINPKPKLKVIREKHAVASIDGDNGLGLVVGPHSMEMAIEKTGQHGSGSIAVCNSNHYGAAGYYPLMATRKDYIGMSMTNTTKGVAPFSGKEKMLGTNPLAVAFPSLNEPEVVIDFASSTVAYGKVEIAHREGRSIPENWCLDEKGEATTAPEKMINGGALLPLGSTKSGSGHKGYCLAAAVDILTAVLSGANWGPFATPFAIHSAIPVMEVGKGIGHFFMAWDIEGFRDLKAFKKSMDHWIVTMRNAVPQDGTEKVLIPGDPERIAFAKRVKHGIPVHHLILEELMTMAKLCKIPLP; this is encoded by the coding sequence ATGACTAATAAATATAATCTTATAAATCACCTAGCGCTAAGGGAGTTTACCGGGAAGGTTTTTATGTCACTTGACGTGCCCCCTGAAGAGGCCGTCCTTGCGGCAGATGTGCTTGCATACAGCGATGAACATGGGATTGATTCTCACGGTATAGCCCGATTAAAAACCTATTTTGATTTACTAAAAGCAGGTAGAATCAACCCTAAACCAAAGCTCAAGGTCATTCGAGAAAAACATGCAGTTGCCTCCATTGATGGAGACAATGGCCTGGGCTTGGTGGTAGGTCCTCATTCTATGGAAATGGCGATTGAAAAAACTGGTCAGCATGGGTCCGGCTCCATAGCCGTTTGCAATAGCAATCATTATGGAGCAGCCGGTTATTATCCATTGATGGCCACACGAAAGGATTATATAGGAATGTCCATGACCAATACCACCAAAGGTGTAGCTCCATTCTCTGGGAAGGAAAAAATGCTTGGAACCAACCCTTTGGCAGTTGCATTCCCCTCCCTCAATGAACCGGAGGTAGTGATTGATTTTGCCAGTAGCACTGTGGCTTATGGGAAAGTGGAAATTGCACATAGGGAAGGGAGATCAATTCCTGAAAATTGGTGTTTGGATGAAAAAGGGGAGGCCACCACAGCTCCTGAAAAGATGATTAATGGCGGTGCTTTATTGCCCCTTGGAAGTACCAAATCGGGTTCCGGCCACAAAGGTTACTGTTTGGCTGCAGCAGTAGATATCCTTACCGCAGTATTGAGTGGAGCCAATTGGGGGCCCTTCGCCACTCCCTTTGCCATACATTCTGCTATTCCTGTAATGGAGGTGGGAAAAGGAATAGGACATTTCTTTATGGCTTGGGATATTGAAGGTTTTAGGGATTTAAAGGCTTTCAAGAAGAGTATGGATCATTGGATTGTTACGATGAGAAATGCTGTGCCGCAAGATGGAACAGAAAAGGTGCTGATTCCCGGAGATCCTGAGCGAATAGCCTTTGCTAAGAGGGTGAAACATGGTATTCCGGTGCATCATTTGATCCTTGAAGAGTTAATGACCATGGCAAAACTTTGTAAAATTCCTTTGCCTTAA
- a CDS encoding 3-keto-disaccharide hydrolase, which produces MKKIIVVIICAFISLNVSAQKADKGWKSLFNGKSFKGWSFSENPDSFSIEDGVVKVEGPRSHMFYTGKYKKHDFKNFELKMQVKTMPGANSGIFVHTEFEEDGWPSKGYEIQVNQTQGDWRKTGSVYSFKDVKETFVKDNEWYTQHIIVQGDDITVKINGEVINEFNEKTDRGEIGDSGKRLSHGTVALQAHDPKSVVYYKDIMIKPLP; this is translated from the coding sequence ATGAAAAAAATAATCGTAGTAATCATATGTGCATTTATCTCCTTAAATGTATCGGCTCAAAAAGCAGATAAAGGCTGGAAGAGCCTATTTAACGGAAAATCATTCAAAGGTTGGTCTTTTAGCGAAAACCCGGATTCATTCAGCATAGAGGATGGGGTAGTTAAGGTGGAGGGACCCAGGTCTCACATGTTCTATACCGGCAAATACAAAAAGCATGATTTTAAAAATTTTGAATTGAAAATGCAGGTAAAGACCATGCCCGGCGCTAATTCGGGAATTTTTGTTCATACTGAGTTTGAAGAAGACGGATGGCCAAGTAAAGGCTATGAAATTCAAGTCAATCAAACACAAGGTGATTGGAGGAAAACAGGTAGTGTCTACAGTTTTAAGGACGTAAAAGAAACTTTTGTTAAAGACAACGAATGGTATACCCAGCACATCATTGTCCAAGGTGATGATATCACCGTCAAAATCAATGGGGAAGTGATCAATGAGTTCAATGAAAAAACAGATAGAGGAGAAATTGGTGACAGTGGCAAGAGGTTAAGTCATGGAACGGTGGCACTTCAGGCCCACGATCCCAAAAGCGTGGTTTATTATAAAGACATCATGATCAAACCTTTGCCTTAA
- a CDS encoding TraR/DksA family transcriptional regulator — protein MSQVEKTSYSREELQEFESLINEKLSIAKEELNQLKRSLSKQNDSGTENTASTSKLLEDGADTLERESLSQLAARQQKFIINLENALRRIKNGTYGVCVDTGKLINKERLKAVPHTMHSIEAKLGKK, from the coding sequence ATGAGCCAGGTAGAAAAAACCAGTTATTCCAGAGAAGAGCTTCAGGAATTTGAATCACTTATTAATGAAAAACTGTCGATTGCAAAAGAAGAATTGAATCAATTGAAACGTTCTTTGAGTAAACAAAATGACAGTGGAACGGAAAATACAGCCTCCACATCAAAGTTACTTGAAGACGGTGCTGACACGCTTGAAAGAGAAAGCCTAAGTCAATTGGCTGCGAGGCAGCAAAAATTTATTATAAATCTCGAAAATGCCCTGAGGAGGATAAAAAATGGGACTTATGGAGTCTGTGTAGACACTGGAAAACTCATCAATAAGGAAAGGTTAAAGGCAGTCCCACATACCATGCATAGTATTGAAGCAAAATTAGGCAAAAAATAA